The genomic window CTGTACGACCGCGGCAGTGTCGTGCGGGTCGAAGTGACCGATCAGGGCCGGGGAACGGGCGTGCCGGCGCCCGGGCTCGCCGGCGCCGATGAGGAGGGCGGGCGAGGGCTGCTGCTGGTCAGCGTGCTCTCGCTGGCATGGGGGTCGGACCCGGCGGAGGACGGTACGGGCAGGGTGGTGTGGGCCGAACTGGCCGCGCACCGCCTGGGCCGCTGACCGGACCGCCTCCGCCGGGCCCGATGGCTACCGCCCGGGGGCCGTTGGGCGACGTACGCCCGGCGGCCCCGGTGAGCGACGGCAGCCGGGGCGGACCCGCACCGGGGAGTGCCCGGAAAGCCCCGGCTGCCGCGCGGTGTTCGGATACGTCCTAGCGCAGCGGCAGCAGGTCGGGGCGCTTGGGCTCGACGTGGTCGCCGGAGGACTCGCCGCGCAGCCGGCGGCCGATCCATGGCACCAGATGCTCGCGCGCCCAGTGGATGTTGTCCCTGCGCACCTCGGACGGCAGCCGCGGGCCCTGCGGCGGCCACGACTGGTCGGGGTCGGCGGGCACGTCGAGGCCGAGTACCTGCCCGGCGCGCAGCGCGACCCGGGTGTGGCCCTCGGCCGACAGGTGCAGCCGGTCCTCGCTCCAGGCCCTGCGGTCCTGGACGGAACGCAGCGACCACAGGTCGAGAACCGGACATCCGTGGCGGTCGGCGATGGAGCGCACATGCGCGGTGTAGGTGGCGATCTTGCCCCGCAGATGCCGCAGCACCGGCACTCCGCGGGTGTCGAAACCGGTGCAGACCAGGACCGTGCCGACCGAGCGGGTCAGATCGGCGACGGCGGCCTCGAAACGCTCCGCGACCGCGTCGGGGTCGCTGCCCGGGCGCAGGATGTCGTTGCCGCCGGCGCAGAAGCTGACCAGGTCGGGGGCCAGTTCGATGGCCCGCGGCACCTGTTCGGCCACGATCTGGTCGAGCAGCCGGCCGCGCACCGCGAGGTTGGCGTAGCGGAAGGTGTGCTCCTCGCGCCGGTCGGCGAGCAGGACGGCCAGCCGGTCGGCCCAGCCGACGTACGACCCGTCGGGGCCGATGTCGCCGACGCCTTCGGTGAAGCTGTCCCCCACCGCGGTGTACGACCCGATCACGCCATCGTCGATTCCCCGGTGTCCCTGGTGTCCCTGCGAATCGTCAGCCACGTCGGAACATTTTTCTCCTTTCCTTGTGACCTACGCGACCGTAAGGAGGGGTTGACGCGACGTGATTCATCCCACCAGGTCAAAGTCGGCGCAGATGGAATACCGCCGCGTCCAGGTCGCCGGCCAGCGTGGTGCGCAGACCGCGCTCGGCCAGCACCGCGCCGCGCTGGACGACACCGGTGGTCACATCGCGGTAGGACGCCTCCCGTTCGAGGCCGCGCAGCCGCAGCGGCGGCACCGGGTCGCCGAAGTCCTGCGCGGGCAGCCAGGCCAGCACGACGGTGTCGGGGCCGTGCACGTACTGGACGGCGCTGAGCCCGTCGCCGCCCGGCGGGCGCAGCCGGTAGAGGTCGCCGAGCTGTACGACGGGGCGGACCGTCTTGTACAGCGCCACCCAACTCGCGGCCTCCGCCCGCTCCTCGGCGCTGCGGTCCAGCAAGTCGCCCCCGATGCCGAGCACGCCGGCCATGGCGCTGACGAACCGGAACCGCAGCGAGCTGCGGCGGTGGTTGAGCATCCGGCCCGGGCTGTCGGCGACCCAGGTGGCCATCACCGCGGCCGGGTGCAGCTGGCTGAAGCCGTGCTGGATCCGCAGCCGGTCGAGCGGATCGGTGTTGTCCGAGGTCGACACCTGCTCGGTGCGGGCCAGGATGCCCAGGTCGACCCGGCCGCCGCCACCGGAGCAGGATTCGAAGGCCACACCGGGGTGCGCGGCCCGCAACCGGTCGACCAGCTCGTACAGGCCCTCGACGTGGCCGCTCCACGACTGTTCCGGACAGCGCTCTCCCGCGCTCCCCGGGCCGCCGGAGCAGCCGTCGAAGTCCCAGGTGACGTGGTCGACCGGGGCGCTGTGCAGCAGTGCGTCCAGCTGCTCGGCGAGGTGGTCGCGTACGTCGGTGCGCGCCAGGTCGAGCACCAGCCGGTGGCCGTACCCGGTGCCGTGGGGGCCGTTGTGGCCTTTGACCCAGTCCGGGTGGGCGCGGTGCAGGTCGCCGTCGGGGTCGACCGTCTCCGGCGCGACCCGGACGCCGAGCCGCATGCCGAGCGCGTGCACCTCGTCGGCAAGCGGTTTCAGGCCGTTCGGGAAGCGATCGGGGTCGGGGGTCACGTCGCCGACGGCCGCCCGGCCGGTCAGCCGGTCGCCGGGCCCGGCGTCGTCCAGCACGAAGAGCTCCACGCCCATCGCGGCGGCCCGGCGGGCCAGTTCCCGCTGCCGCCGCTCGCCGGCCGCGAAGCCGGCCGCGTCCCGGGAGTCGTAACGCACCGGGCGCGGCCGCCGCGCGCCGGGCACGACGTGGGCCAGCTGGTAGGCGTGCCAGGCCCGGCTGGCGGCGCCGAAGCCGCCGTCGGTCCACAGGCCGGCGAAGACCGGGCTGGTGTAGGAAGCGCCGGGGTCCAGCGTCACCGGTCCCGCGTCGTCGTGGCCGGCGCCGCCGGTGACCTGCACCCGGCCGTCCGGCAGGCCCGCGACGGTGATCCGCCAGGAGCCGGACCAGGCGAGCGCCCCCGTCCACACCTCGCCGTGCTCCTCCCCCGCGTCGCCGGCGTCCAGCGCGAACCACGGCAGGTGCTGGTGGCCCGTATGGCCGCGGCGGCTGCCGATCACCCGTTCGCCGGGCGTCAGCGGGGCGCGCACCAGGCGGCTCTCCGCGCCCCAGCGGCCGTGCAGCTGGGACATCCGCCAGCGGTCGCGGTACGGCGGCGTCCAGGTGGCCGCGTCGGCCCGCAGCAGCTCCGGCGGGTCGCGGTGGCCGCCAGGGACGTGCGTGGCGGTGGTCCAGCGCTCGATGACGTCGCAGCCGGGGCGCAGGCGGTAGTGCAGGGTGAGGTCGAGATGGTGCAGCGAGTCGTGGAAGTGCAGCCGCAGCTCGTCCCCGGCCTGGCCGGCCGCGGTCTCGGACTCCTCGAAGCACCACTCGGCGCCGCGCGCCCCGCCGGACCGTACCGACAGCGCGGGGCGGGCGGAGCGCGGGCCGCCCTCGACCGGGTACTCCTCGTGGCCGTCAAGCGCGGACGCGTAGGGCCGCTCGGCGGGCAGCGGGTCGGCGGCCAGCGCCTCGGCGTCCCGGAGCGCTATCCGTCGCCCCCAGTGCAGGTGCAGCAGCTCGTCGCGCTCCGGGACGTGCAGGGCGTAGCTGCCGGCCGGCCCGGAGAGCAGCCAGAGCCGGCCGGACCGGCCCGTTTCGATCATCGGTACGCCCCCTGTCCCGATCGGGTCCGGACATCATCGGCCCCGCCCCCGCGGAGGGGCAATGGTTGCACCCCCAGGAGTGGTCCAACGGACACATACCAGCCGGTACGCGCCATCCCGGCTGCCGTATCGTCGGATGTGCCCCAGCATGAGCGGTGAGCGACCTATGGAGGAGCACAGGTGACGCAGGAAGTGCGGCAGTCCACCCCGACCGGGCCGGGCCCGGAGCCCGACCTGGCCGGTGTACGCAATTTCCGTGACGTCGGAGGTCTGCCGACCACCGACGGCCGCCGGGTCCGGCACGGGGTGCTGTTCCGCAGCGGCCACCTCGCGCACGCCACCGCGAAGGACGCCGACTTCCTCGAAGGGCTCGGCCTGAACACGATCTTCGACTTCCGCAATCCCGACGACGTCGCGCTGGAGGGCCAGGACGTCGCGCTGCGGGGCACCCGCAACCTGAGCATGCCGCTCAACGACCCGGCAGACAACGCCGGATTCTGGCAGACCGTCAGGGACGGCGACGTGCCGTCGCTGCAGGCGGTGCTCGGCGAGGGCCGCGGCGAGGCCCGGATGGTCGCCGCCTACCGCAAGCTCATCCTGGAGCGCACCGAGGAGCACTCCCGGATGCTGGACCTGCTCAGCGCGTCGGACGGCCCCGCCGTTCCGGCGCTGCTGCACTGCGCGGCGGGCAAGGACCGCGCCGGGACGTCGATCGCGATCATCCTGCTGGCGCTGGGCGTGCAGCGGTCGGCGATCGAGGCGGACTACCTGGAGTCCAACGCCAGGCACCGCCGCTACAAGGTGGTGCGGGGCGACGGCAGCACGGGCACCGCCATCGACCCGCAGGTGAGCGAGCTGCTCAGCCCGCTGTTCGAGGCCCGGGTGGAGTATCTGCGGGCCGCCTTCGACACCATCGAGGAGCGCTGGGGCTCCGTCGACCGCTACCTCGCGGAAGGCCTCGGCCTGACCCCGGAGCGCCGGGCCGCGCTCCGTGAGCGGCTGCTGACGCCCGCCTGAGCCGGCCCGCCGGCGCCGGCGCGCCCCACCGCGAGCGGGGGGCGCGCCACGGCCTAGCGGTTCGCTACCGCCTGCTTGACCAGGGTCTTGCCGAAGTCCCACATCAGCCCGCCACCGCCGTGCGCGTCGTCCATCACCTCGGTGAAGGCCGCCACGAAGCGGTCGACGTCGGCCTCGTTCACCACCAGCGGCGGGATCAGCTTGATGATCTCGACGTGGTCGCCGGAGACCTGGGTGAGGATGCGGTGCCGCTGCAGCAGCGGCACCACCACCATCTGGGCGAACAGGCCCTTGCGGGCGGTCTGCAGCATCGTCCAGCGGCTGCGCAGGCCGAGCGACTTGGGCCGGCCGAACTCGACGGCGATCATCAGGCCGCGGCCGCGGACCTCCTTGAGCAGCTCGTAGCGGTCGGTGAGCGCGGCCAGCCGGGTGCGCAGCAGGTCGCCCATCAGGCGGGAGTTCTCGACCAGTTGCTCGTCCTCGACCACCGCGAGGGTGGCCAGGCCCGCGGTCATCGCCTGCGCGTTGGAGCCGAAGCTCGCCGAGTGCACCAGCACCCGGTCCATCGAGGAGTAGACCTTCTTGAAGATCCAGTCCCGGCCGAGGGTGGCGCCGACCGGGACGTAGCCGCCGGAGAGCGTCTTCGCGACCGTCACCAGGTCGGGCTCGACGCCCTCCTCGTGCTGGTAGGCGTAGAAGGCGCCGGTGCGGCCGATGCCGGTCTGCACCTCGTCGGCGATCAGCAGCGCGTTGTGGCGGCGCAGCAGCTCCTGGGCGGCGCGCAGGTAGCCGGGCGGCGGGATGTAGACGCCGTGGCCCTGGATCGGCTCGATGATCATGGCGGCCACGTCGCCGCGCTTGAGCTCCCTGGCGAGCGCGTCGAGGTCGCCGATCTCGATGGCGGTGTCCGGCAGCAGCGGGGCGAAGCCGTCCTGGAAGCCCGCCTCGCCGTTGACCGACAGCGAGCCGGTGGTCAGGCCGTGGAAGGAGTGCTTGCAGTACAGCACACGCGGCTTGCCGGTGGCGTAGCGGGCGAACTTCAGTGCCGTCTCGACGGCTTCCGTGCCGCTGTTGCCGAAGAACACCCGGTCCAGGTGCGGTGTGTGGCTCAGCAGCCGCTCGGCGAGCAGGCCGGGCAGCGGCTGGCAGTCGAAGCGGGTGAGGTCGGCGAGCCCGGCGTCCAGCACGTCGTGCAGGGCCTTGCGGACCACCGGGTGGTGCCGGCCGAGGCCCATCACGCCGAAGCCGGCCAGCATGTCGAGGTAGTCGTTGCCGTCGGCGTCCCAGAAGTGGGCGCCCTCGGCGCGCTCGTAGACCTTGTCGAAGCCGATGGTGCGCAGCATGCGCGGCAGTTGGTGGTTGAGGTACTTGCCGTGCAGGTCGTAGCGCTCGCCGCCGCGCTCGGCCAGCAGCGTCGCCAGGTCGAAGCCCTTGGGCTGCCCGGCGGGCGCGCCCGGGGCCCCGGGTTCGCCCGCCGCAGGTCCGCCGGCGGCGGGCTCCGCACCGATCGGCTGCCTACCGGCCGGTTCAGACGATGTCATCGCTCAGCTGCTCCTTGCGTACGTGGGTGCTGCTCCCGGCAGTATGCGGCGCGGGGATCGCCGGGGCGGCCGCGGGGTCGGCGGCAGGTCCCGCGGTCCTGGCGTTGATACGCAGCAGGGCCGCGGCGACGCCGCCGGCGATCTCGGCGGGGGTCAGGCCGAGGTCGGCGAGCAGTTCGCCGCGCTTGGCGTGGGCCAGGAACTGCTGCGGGATGCCGAAGTCGCGCACCGGCACGTCCACGCCCGCGTCCCGCAGCGCCTGCGCGACGGCGGAACCGACGCCGCCGACCCGCCCGTTGTCCTCCACCACGGCCACCATGCGGTGCCTGGAGGCCAGTCCGGGCAGCGCGGGGTCGACCGGCTTGACCCAGCGCGGGTCCACCACGGTCACCCCGATCCGGCGCCCGGCGAGCAGTTCGGCGGCCGAGCGGCCGCAGCCGGCCAGCGCGCCGACGGCGACCAGCAGGACGTCCTCGGCCTGGCCCTCGGCGGGGCGGTGCAGGACGTCCATGCCGCCGACCCGGCCGATCGCGGGCAGCGCCTCGCCCGCGGTCTCCTTGGGGAAGCGGATGACGGTGGGGGCGTCCTCGACCGCGACGGCCTCTCGCAGCTGGGCGCGCAGCTGGTCGGCGTCACGCGGGGCGGCGATCCGCAGGCCCGGGACGACCTGCAGGATCGACATGTCCCACATGCCGTTGTGCGAGGCGCCGTCGACACCGGTCACCCCGGCGCGGTCCAGCACGAAGGTGACGCCGCACTTGTGCAGCGCGACGTCCATCAGCACCTGGTCGAAGGCCCGGTTCAGGAAGGTCGCGTAGACCGCGACGACCGGGTGCAGTCCGCCGGTGGCCAGGCCCGCGGCGGAGGTGGCGGCGTGCTGCTCGGCGATGCCGACGTCGAAGACCCGCTGCGGGTAGGCGCGGGCGAAGGCCTCCAGGCCCACCGGCTGGAGCATGGCGGCGGTGATGGCGACCACGTCGGGCCGCTCGGCCCCGATCGCGAGCATCTCCTTGCCGAAGACCGAGGTCCACGACGGCCCGCCGGAGGGGGCGAGCGGCAGGCAGGTGGCCGGGTCCATGGCGCCGACGGAGTGGAAGCGGTCGGCCTCGTCCTGCTCGGCGGCCGGGTAGCCGCGGCCCTTCTCGGTCAGGCAGTGCACCAGCACGGGGCCGTGGAAGCGGCGGGCGCGGCGCAGCGCGGACTCCATCGCCGTGACGTCGTGGCCGTCGATGGGGCCGAGGTACTTCAGGCCCAGGTCCTCGAACATGCCCTGCGGTGCGAAGGCGTCCTTGAAGCCCTTCTTGGCGCCGTGCAGCGACTCGTAGAGCGGCTGGCCGATCACCGGGGTCTGCTGGAGCAGTTGCTTGCCCCAGGACAGGAAGCGCTCGTAGCCGTCGGTGGTGCGCAGGGTGGCGAGGTGGTTGGCGAGGCCGCCGATGGTCGGTGCGTAGGAGCGTTCGTTGTCGTTGACGACGATGATCAGCGGCCGGTCCCTGGCGGCGGCGATGTTGTTCAGCGCCTCCCAGGCCATGCCGCCGGTGAGGGCGCCGTCGCCGATGACGGCGACGACATGGTCGCCGCGGCCCTGGACCTCGTTGGCCTTGGCCAGGCCGTCGGCCCAGCCCAGCACGGTCGAGGCGTGGCTGTTCTCGATCACGTCGTGCTCGGACTCGGCGCGCGAGGGGTAGCCGGACAGGCCGCCCTTGCTGCGGAGCTTGGAGAAGTCCTGGCGGCCGGTCAGCAGCTTGTGCACGTAGCTCTGGTGGCCGGTGTCCCACAGGATCCGGTCGGCGGGCGAGTCGAAGACGCGGTGCAGGGCGATGGTCAGTTCCACCACGCCCAGGTTGGGGCCCAGGTGGCCGCCGGTCCTGGCCACCGCCTGGACCAGGAAGTGGCGGATGTCGGCGGCCAGCTCGTCCAGCCGGCCGTGGGGCAGCGCCTTCAGGTCACGCGGGCCCTTGATGTTCTCCAGCATCGACATGTACAGACCTCGTTCCTGCCGGGATTGCTCTGGGCCGCCGACCGCTCGCCGGCCGGCGGCAGTGCGGGTACGAGCCACCGGCCGCTTGCCCCGGCCGGTGGCTCGTACCCGTTCTCACCGTGAGGTCACTTCGCGCGGTTGGACGCGACGGTCTCCCTGGCGGCGCGGATGGACTCCTTGAGCGAACCCATGGTCGCCAGGACCGCGGTGGGCTCGTAGCCGCAGTGGGCCATGCAGTTGTCGCAGCGGTCGTCCTTGCCGCGGCCGTACTTGTCCCAGTCGGTCTTGTCGATCAGCTCCTGATACGTGGGGACGTAGCCGTCCGCCATCAGGTAGCAGGGGCGCTGCCAGCCGAAGAGCGAGTAGTTGGGGATCGCCCAGGCGGTGCAGGGGAAGTCGGCCTTGCCCTCCAGGAAGTCCAGGAAGAGCGGGCTGTGGTTGAGCCGCCACTTGCGCCGGTTGCCGCCCTCGAAGGCCTTCTTGAACAGCTCCCTCGTCTGGGTGACGCCCAGGAAGTGGTCCTGGTCGGGGGCCTTCTCGTAGGCGTACGCGGGCGACAGCATCATCTCCTCCACCTTGAGATCGTCATTGAGGTAGTTCATGACCTCGATGATCGTCTGCGGGGTGTCGGTGTTGAAGAAGGTCGAGTTGGTGGTCACCCGGAATCCGCGGCGCTGCGCTTCCTTGATCGCCGCGACGGCCTCGTCGAAGGTGCCTTCCTTGGCCACCGATTCGTCGTGCCGCTCCCGCATGCCGTCAATATGCACGGTGAAGGCGAAGTAGGGCGACGGGGTGAATTTTTCGATCTTCTTGCGCAGCAGCAGGGCATTGGTGCAGAGGAAGACGAACTTCTTCTTCGCCACCAGCTGGCGGACGATCTCGTCGATCTGCGGGTGCATGAGCGGCTCGCCGCCGGCGATCGACACCATGGGCGCCCCGGACTCGAGCACCGCCCCGACGGCCTGCGCAACCGGCATGCGCTGCTTGAGCACCCCGGCGGGGTGTTGGATCTTGCCGCAGCCCTCACAGGCGAGGTTGCACGCGAAGAGAGGTTCCAGTTCGACGATGAGCGGGAACTTTTCGCGCCGCCGGACCATTTTCTGTTCGAAGAGGTACGACGCGATACGGACGGTCTGACGAAGCGGCATAGCCATCTAGCTCACCTCCGGGGGAGCAGCGGTAGTGCGGTGCCAATCGAGAAAGGCGGGTACAAGATCTCTGAGCACCCGGAATGCGATGATCCCGGTGCGAAGCGTTCCGACGCGCACGAGTTCGTATTCGGGCGTGTCGACGACAACGCGGGCCGCGGCGATGTGCTGCGCTCCTTCTGCGAGCGCGGCACGCCGCATGGCGGCCGATTCCATGTCGACGGCGATGGCACCGGTCGCCGCCAGTGCGGCGCGTTCCGCACCGCGTACGACATGGTCGGACTCCGCGAGAGGGCCGGTGTGCACGGTGTGCCCGGCGGCCTTGAGCGCGGCGGCGAGCGCCGTGC from Streptomyces sp. NBC_01198 includes these protein-coding regions:
- a CDS encoding alpha-galactosidase yields the protein MIETGRSGRLWLLSGPAGSYALHVPERDELLHLHWGRRIALRDAEALAADPLPAERPYASALDGHEEYPVEGGPRSARPALSVRSGGARGAEWCFEESETAAGQAGDELRLHFHDSLHHLDLTLHYRLRPGCDVIERWTTATHVPGGHRDPPELLRADAATWTPPYRDRWRMSQLHGRWGAESRLVRAPLTPGERVIGSRRGHTGHQHLPWFALDAGDAGEEHGEVWTGALAWSGSWRITVAGLPDGRVQVTGGAGHDDAGPVTLDPGASYTSPVFAGLWTDGGFGAASRAWHAYQLAHVVPGARRPRPVRYDSRDAAGFAAGERRQRELARRAAAMGVELFVLDDAGPGDRLTGRAAVGDVTPDPDRFPNGLKPLADEVHALGMRLGVRVAPETVDPDGDLHRAHPDWVKGHNGPHGTGYGHRLVLDLARTDVRDHLAEQLDALLHSAPVDHVTWDFDGCSGGPGSAGERCPEQSWSGHVEGLYELVDRLRAAHPGVAFESCSGGGGRVDLGILARTEQVSTSDNTDPLDRLRIQHGFSQLHPAAVMATWVADSPGRMLNHRRSSLRFRFVSAMAGVLGIGGDLLDRSAEERAEAASWVALYKTVRPVVQLGDLYRLRPPGGDGLSAVQYVHGPDTVVLAWLPAQDFGDPVPPLRLRGLEREASYRDVTTGVVQRGAVLAERGLRTTLAGDLDAAVFHLRRL
- a CDS encoding tyrosine-protein phosphatase; translated protein: MTQEVRQSTPTGPGPEPDLAGVRNFRDVGGLPTTDGRRVRHGVLFRSGHLAHATAKDADFLEGLGLNTIFDFRNPDDVALEGQDVALRGTRNLSMPLNDPADNAGFWQTVRDGDVPSLQAVLGEGRGEARMVAAYRKLILERTEEHSRMLDLLSASDGPAVPALLHCAAGKDRAGTSIAIILLALGVQRSAIEADYLESNARHRRYKVVRGDGSTGTAIDPQVSELLSPLFEARVEYLRAAFDTIEERWGSVDRYLAEGLGLTPERRAALRERLLTPA
- a CDS encoding phosphorylase family protein, which gives rise to MGHTRPPLLVVCALRIERFALRRGAARGVAHQVTVLRTGMGPTAAEEAVRTALHDPALSGAAVVTTGFCAGLAPGMRPGDVVVSDEGNDGTALAAALKAAGHTVHTGPLAESDHVVRGAERAALAATGAIAVDMESAAMRRAALAEGAQHIAAARVVVDTPEYELVRVGTLRTGIIAFRVLRDLVPAFLDWHRTTAAPPEVS
- the dxs gene encoding 1-deoxy-D-xylulose-5-phosphate synthase, whose translation is MSMLENIKGPRDLKALPHGRLDELAADIRHFLVQAVARTGGHLGPNLGVVELTIALHRVFDSPADRILWDTGHQSYVHKLLTGRQDFSKLRSKGGLSGYPSRAESEHDVIENSHASTVLGWADGLAKANEVQGRGDHVVAVIGDGALTGGMAWEALNNIAAARDRPLIIVVNDNERSYAPTIGGLANHLATLRTTDGYERFLSWGKQLLQQTPVIGQPLYESLHGAKKGFKDAFAPQGMFEDLGLKYLGPIDGHDVTAMESALRRARRFHGPVLVHCLTEKGRGYPAAEQDEADRFHSVGAMDPATCLPLAPSGGPSWTSVFGKEMLAIGAERPDVVAITAAMLQPVGLEAFARAYPQRVFDVGIAEQHAATSAAGLATGGLHPVVAVYATFLNRAFDQVLMDVALHKCGVTFVLDRAGVTGVDGASHNGMWDMSILQVVPGLRIAAPRDADQLRAQLREAVAVEDAPTVIRFPKETAGEALPAIGRVGGMDVLHRPAEGQAEDVLLVAVGALAGCGRSAAELLAGRRIGVTVVDPRWVKPVDPALPGLASRHRMVAVVEDNGRVGGVGSAVAQALRDAGVDVPVRDFGIPQQFLAHAKRGELLADLGLTPAEIAGGVAAALLRINARTAGPAADPAAAPAIPAPHTAGSSTHVRKEQLSDDIV
- the hpnH gene encoding adenosyl-hopene transferase HpnH, giving the protein MAMPLRQTVRIASYLFEQKMVRRREKFPLIVELEPLFACNLACEGCGKIQHPAGVLKQRMPVAQAVGAVLESGAPMVSIAGGEPLMHPQIDEIVRQLVAKKKFVFLCTNALLLRKKIEKFTPSPYFAFTVHIDGMRERHDESVAKEGTFDEAVAAIKEAQRRGFRVTTNSTFFNTDTPQTIIEVMNYLNDDLKVEEMMLSPAYAYEKAPDQDHFLGVTQTRELFKKAFEGGNRRKWRLNHSPLFLDFLEGKADFPCTAWAIPNYSLFGWQRPCYLMADGYVPTYQELIDKTDWDKYGRGKDDRCDNCMAHCGYEPTAVLATMGSLKESIRAARETVASNRAK
- a CDS encoding SGNH/GDSL hydrolase family protein, whose protein sequence is MADDSQGHQGHRGIDDGVIGSYTAVGDSFTEGVGDIGPDGSYVGWADRLAVLLADRREEHTFRYANLAVRGRLLDQIVAEQVPRAIELAPDLVSFCAGGNDILRPGSDPDAVAERFEAAVADLTRSVGTVLVCTGFDTRGVPVLRHLRGKIATYTAHVRSIADRHGCPVLDLWSLRSVQDRRAWSEDRLHLSAEGHTRVALRAGQVLGLDVPADPDQSWPPQGPRLPSEVRRDNIHWAREHLVPWIGRRLRGESSGDHVEPKRPDLLPLR
- a CDS encoding aspartate aminotransferase family protein, producing the protein MTSSEPAGRQPIGAEPAAGGPAAGEPGAPGAPAGQPKGFDLATLLAERGGERYDLHGKYLNHQLPRMLRTIGFDKVYERAEGAHFWDADGNDYLDMLAGFGVMGLGRHHPVVRKALHDVLDAGLADLTRFDCQPLPGLLAERLLSHTPHLDRVFFGNSGTEAVETALKFARYATGKPRVLYCKHSFHGLTTGSLSVNGEAGFQDGFAPLLPDTAIEIGDLDALARELKRGDVAAMIIEPIQGHGVYIPPPGYLRAAQELLRRHNALLIADEVQTGIGRTGAFYAYQHEEGVEPDLVTVAKTLSGGYVPVGATLGRDWIFKKVYSSMDRVLVHSASFGSNAQAMTAGLATLAVVEDEQLVENSRLMGDLLRTRLAALTDRYELLKEVRGRGLMIAVEFGRPKSLGLRSRWTMLQTARKGLFAQMVVVPLLQRHRILTQVSGDHVEIIKLIPPLVVNEADVDRFVAAFTEVMDDAHGGGGLMWDFGKTLVKQAVANR